Sequence from the Candidatus Atribacteria bacterium ADurb.Bin276 genome:
TAAGAATGTTGAATACAGTGAAACCGACGAAAATAACGATCCAGATAATCCATCCAAAATAAGGCGAAGAGCCGAATAAACCGGCAATTGTTCTTCCCAACATAGCGATGATGGTAGTGGTCAGACCAAGAGCAAAAAGACGGGAGTAAGACAAAACATCACCTAAATACGAAGTAATACCGTAGAGACTGTATAAACCACTAAAGATCCTTAGTATTATGTTTTTCTTACTTC
This genomic interval carries:
- a CDS encoding V-type ATP synthase subunit I, which encodes MSYSRLFALGLTTTIIAMLGRTIAGLFGSSPYFGWIIWIVIFVGFTVFNILMSGLGAFVHSARLNYVEFFTKFYENGGKPFQPLQYKTKYVKFTEE